From Micromonospora echinospora, one genomic window encodes:
- a CDS encoding cellulase family glycosylhydrolase: MRHRHAVLAASAAGVLALGSMAAVTLPASAATTGCAVTYTVASQWPDGFTANITITNLGSAVTGWTLGFTFPNAAQRVGQGWSAKWTQSGSEVTATSMAWNGSLDTGSSTSIGFSGTWRGTNPVPESFALNGTTCTGTVTTPTASPTTADPSPTASNPPDPGGPAPKLRVSGNKIVTASGRPYRLLGVSRSSGEYACVQGKGQWDGGPVDQASVDAMKTWNIHAVRIPLNEECWLGVNGTPSGAIYQQGVKDYVDLLVANGINPILDLHWTWGAYSTGPDWHCKDTTATCQKPMPDARYAPQFWTGVANTFKGNDAVVFDLFNEPYPEIGADWNKTLGWQCLRDGGTCAGIPYEVAGMQDLVDAVRATGATNMLMVGGLEWTNDMGQWLTYKPSDPLDNIAASWHAYSFNACASTTCWDATIAPLAEEVPVVLGEFGQDNCGYDYMDTLMEWATAHGLSHLAWTWNPWGCSTGAVLIKDWQGTPEPGVGEGYRAHLLSQDPYATR, encoded by the coding sequence ATGAGACATCGTCATGCCGTGCTGGCCGCCAGTGCCGCCGGAGTCCTGGCGCTCGGCAGCATGGCAGCGGTCACGTTGCCGGCGTCGGCGGCGACCACCGGATGCGCGGTCACCTACACCGTGGCGAGCCAGTGGCCCGACGGCTTCACCGCCAACATCACGATCACCAACCTCGGCTCCGCCGTTACCGGCTGGACGCTGGGGTTCACCTTCCCGAACGCGGCCCAGAGAGTCGGTCAGGGCTGGAGCGCCAAGTGGACCCAGTCCGGCAGCGAGGTCACCGCCACCAGCATGGCGTGGAACGGCTCACTGGACACGGGCTCGTCCACCTCCATCGGGTTCTCCGGAACGTGGCGCGGGACCAACCCGGTACCCGAATCGTTCGCGCTCAACGGCACCACCTGCACCGGCACGGTGACCACGCCGACGGCCAGCCCCACCACCGCGGACCCGTCGCCCACCGCGAGCAACCCCCCCGACCCCGGCGGACCCGCACCCAAGCTGCGGGTGTCGGGGAATAAGATCGTCACAGCGAGCGGACGGCCCTACCGCCTGCTCGGTGTCAGCCGGTCGAGCGGCGAGTACGCCTGCGTGCAGGGCAAGGGCCAGTGGGACGGCGGCCCGGTAGACCAGGCGTCGGTCGATGCCATGAAGACCTGGAACATCCACGCTGTCCGGATTCCGCTGAACGAGGAGTGCTGGCTCGGCGTCAATGGCACCCCGAGTGGTGCCATCTACCAACAGGGCGTGAAGGACTACGTCGACCTGCTAGTCGCCAACGGCATCAACCCCATCCTCGATCTGCACTGGACCTGGGGCGCCTACAGCACCGGGCCGGACTGGCACTGCAAGGACACCACCGCCACGTGCCAGAAGCCGATGCCCGACGCCCGGTACGCCCCACAGTTCTGGACCGGCGTGGCGAACACCTTCAAGGGCAACGACGCCGTCGTGTTCGACCTGTTCAACGAGCCCTACCCGGAGATCGGCGCGGATTGGAACAAGACCCTGGGATGGCAGTGTCTGCGCGACGGTGGCACCTGCGCCGGCATCCCCTACGAGGTAGCCGGCATGCAGGACCTGGTCGACGCGGTCCGCGCGACCGGCGCGACCAACATGCTCATGGTCGGCGGCCTGGAGTGGACCAACGACATGGGCCAGTGGCTGACGTACAAGCCGAGCGACCCGCTCGACAACATCGCCGCGTCCTGGCATGCGTACAGCTTCAACGCCTGCGCCAGCACGACCTGCTGGGACGCCACAATCGCCCCGCTGGCCGAGGAGGTGCCCGTGGTGCTCGGCGAGTTCGGACAGGACAACTGTGGTTACGACTACATGGACACGCTGATGGAGTGGGCCACCGCGCACGGCCTGTCTCACCTGGCGTG